The stretch of DNA TCTGTAGGACTATTAAAGAATGGAATTTACTTATTTCTAAAAAAAACTCTTTGGAAAAAAAATACCCTCTCTCTAATTAAAAGCTTTCCTAAGCAAAAAACGTGCGAATAGGAACATCAAAAGTAAACTAACTTTTTCTTTTTAAAAATCAAAAACCTATAAAATAAAAACACTCTTTTTCTTTATTCCATTTTTCACAACTTTTCCCAACTGGGGCATTTTGCTACTCTAAAATTGTTAAGATTGGGACAAAAAGCCTTAGACCTTTAATTCTTCCTCACCCTAAAACCATTCCTCAGGACAAAGGAAAATGATATAGGAAAAAAAGGACACCCTAACAGGATTGTACCAATCAAAAACCAAGGTTCTTTCATTACCCTCTTCTCTGGTATTTCCCAAACCAAAAAAATCATTTTTTTCCAAAAATCTAAAAACCGTTTGCCATCCCTTTTCGTGGTTTGAGTTCTCTTAAATTCCAACACTTTGTGCTAGTTTCACATAGGCTCGAAGAATATCCGTCGCCGTAATTATTCCCACCAATACTCCCCCTTTCACCACGGGCAAACCACCTATTTTTCTCTTAGCCATGAGAGCCGCTGCTTCAACCGCTTCGGCATTTGGGGAAATGGTAACAACACCTCGGCTCATAAAAGTTTTCACTTTTCTGGATTTTAGGGTAACGTAGGTTTCCCCCTTTTGGGTAAAAACTTTCCTCGTTTTCAAAGACCCCATCATTTTTTTTAAATCTCGGTCCGATACGATTCCCACTACCTTCTTTTTCTCTACCACAGGCAGGTGGCGAATCCGCTCGAAGTTAAAAAGTAAAAAAACCTTATCCACCTTATCTTCAGGAGACACTGTTTTCACTTTGGTTTGCATTAACTCTTTTACTTTCATCCGTCCATCTCACAGGTTCTAGAACTAAAAGCCCCCCCCAAGGCTACTCTCACACCCGGCATTATTCAGGGGCTTCTTTGAGCAACACCAATTTTGCCTTTAATTTTTCCGCAACATTTTTCAATTCCGTTTCAAACTTTTGCTTCTCATCAGACTTTAGCCCTTGGATAGAATGGTCATACTGACCCAACCAATCCGCGGTGAGAGCCTTGGCCCCTTCAATATCCTCCACCGTTGCTCCATCTCCAGACGCTTTTTCCAATTCATCAAAAACATCTTGTGCGGAATGGGTCATTTGCCCAATTTTACTTTCTAAAGAAATATCCACCGATTTTCTCCTTCTCCAAAATTTCGAGCATTCACCTTTTTTTTTCTTTCAAAAAAAAAACCCTTTCCTTAAAATTAAGAACAACGCCTTATTACATCATCAAAACCCATTACAAGGCTAAATCACTAATCCAAGAGGAAAGAAAGGTTCGCATTGATCCGATATTTAACGATTTTCTCTCCCTCGACTTTGCCCTCAAAGTTTTTAATATAAATGGATTTGATTCCCCGCACTGATTTGGAGGCCCGGGAAACGGCCTGTTGTGCCGCATCTTCCCAACTGCGATCCGATTCAGCCAATACCTCAATCACTTTCACTAGATCGGTTTTCATTTTTATCCCCTTTTTGAAAAAATCACCCACTCCTCTTTAGGTTTTAGAACCTTGGTTTACCCCCACAAGGTCCCCTTGTTCATCATGAGTTTTGGACATTCGCCTGTTCCTCAGAATAACAGGGTCGATGATCTCACCGCAATCTATACACCGAAATCCCTCATAGGACCATGGCATACTTTCCACCTCGATATTCACAAAAGCCTCAAAATTCATTAACCCCTTACATTTTGGGCATTTCATGGCCACCACCTCCATTCGCAACTTCTTTTCACTTCCTTTAAATCTGCCCCTCTCTATTAACCAAAATAAGCAAGATTTATGCAGAAACGTATTGGAATCTTTTATTATTGAAG from Nitrospiria bacterium encodes:
- a CDS encoding dodecin family protein — translated: MKTDLVKVIEVLAESDRSWEDAAQQAVSRASKSVRGIKSIYIKNFEGKVEGEKIVKYRINANLSFLLD
- a CDS encoding CBS domain-containing protein — protein: MKVKELMQTKVKTVSPEDKVDKVFLLFNFERIRHLPVVEKKKVVGIVSDRDLKKMMGSLKTRKVFTQKGETYVTLKSRKVKTFMSRGVVTISPNAEAVEAAALMAKRKIGGLPVVKGGVLVGIITATDILRAYVKLAQSVGI